In the genome of Mercurialis annua linkage group LG8, ddMerAnnu1.2, whole genome shotgun sequence, the window ACCCATCTGACAAGCCTTATCCAGCAAACATTCCAGACCCTCTACTGCAAGAACTAACAAATATGGAGAGATAGGATCTCCCTGTCGCACACCCCTCTGCAGCTGAATAGGGTTAACAGGGTTCCCATTCACCAAAATAGATGTGATAGCAGATGAAAAACATTATGACATCCAGTCAAGCCACATCTGAGGAAAGCCCATACAACGCATTACTGAAATCAAGTAATTCCAGTCTATGCTATCAAAAGCCTTCTGAAAATCAATTTTCAGCACCAACAACTTTTGTTTCCGTCTATTAGCCATGTGAAGTATCTCATTAGCAATCATAGAGCACTCCAGAATGCTCCTACCTTTCAGAAATGCATGCTGACAATTTGAAACAACAACAGGTAAAATAGGAGCCAAACAAATAGATAGAGTTTTCGATAGAAGCTTGTAAATACCATTCACAAGGCTAATAGGTCTGTAGTCTTTGAGCTCAAAAGACCCGATCACCTTAGGGATAAGAACCATAAATGAAGAGTTGATTCCCTTAGGCAGTAAACCCGTCCTATGAAAGGTCCAAAACATCTCGACAATCTCTCTTTTCATAATTGGCCATGCTTTGTAGTAGAAGTAAAAGTTAAAACCATCCGGCCCTGGTGCTTTTCTTCCACGACAAGAACAAATCGCTGCATATATCTCCTCCTCATCAAAGTGCCGAATCAGAGAAGCAACATGCTCTGATGAAATATGTTTAAATTCTAGCAATGACAGATCATAACGCACTCTCGCTCTCCTTTTGTAGAGAGAACAAAAGTAGTCTCTAATCTGGAACCTCAAATCAGCCGGCTCAACGTAAATCTCTTCTCCTACTTGAATAGAAGTAATAAGGTTGTTTCTGTGATGGTTGGAAGCAATACTGTGAAAGAACTTCGAGTTCCTATCGCCTGAAAAAATCCACTTGACCCGAGATTTTTGAATCCAAAGAGATTCAATTCGATTTTCCGCCACCCAAAGATTATTTTTGAGAATCGCAATCTCATTAAGCTCCTCCTCTGATAGTGTTCTTGATTCAGCCTCTATATCTTTAGCAAGGATGATACCAGTAAGCTCTCTGGCAATTTTATTTTGATCCCCAAACACGTCAGCATTCCAAACTTTAATACGACCACGTAACTCTCTAAGTCTTCGAGTAAGACTTCAAGGAGAAGAACATATTGAATTCCAAGAATTCAAAACAAAGTCATAAAAATTCTCGTGTTCCCACCAAGCATCTACAGATCGAAACGGACGAGGACCCCAATCAAAATTGTTAGCTGACCGAAAACAAATAGGAACATGATCAGATTGTCCCTGAGACAGAGCAGTGAGAGAAAGGTTCGGCCAACATAAACTAGCAGAAGCAGAAACCAAACATCTATCAATTCTGGATCTCGAGTGCGAATTATGCCAAGCAAACTGTCTCCCTGAAAGAGGTATGTCCTGCATCTCTGCTGAATTAATGAAATCATTCAGAGCTTCCATTGAGGGAGAGTAATTCACACAATTCAACCTTTCCTCTGGGCGGATGATTTCATTAAAATCTCCACTAATCATAGTAATCCCTGGGAATGTCAACAGAACCTGAAGTTCCTGCCAAAAAAACGATCTCTCTGTAGCCACATTGCTAGCATAGATAAGAATATGACGATAAGATGAATTCTTGAAACTAAAATTCATAGATCTCCATCTAGAACCCTTGGAAATagaaatagaatttaataaaattgcatgccaaattaaaatcaaacccCCAGATGCACCAATTGATGGAACCCAATCATAACCAAAATCAAGATTTGGCCATAAATTACGAAtcaaaaaatcataaacaacTTCTTTTTTAGACTCGGCCAAACCAAGAAAAAACAACTTATTTGTAGAAACTAAAGATTTGATGAAtttttgtttcctaaaattcAAAAGACCCCCTCTGCAATTCCATGACACAAAAATAATAGGCTTAGACatatatcataaaaaaaacctCAAAAGGAAAAAAGGACTTATCTCTGTTGAACATCCCTATCTGCAGCCAAATTAAGAGAAAGTTCCTTTACAGTTTCTGCTTCACATTCTTTATCAAAAATCCCGAGCTGTAGTTCGAGCTTCCAAGAATCTAAAGCTTCATTACTCGGTTCCGCAACAGTATTGTTCCTTGAGTTTAATTCTGCTACTCTGTTCATATTTATAATGTCACAATCAAATAATTCTTTCTCTTCTTCGTAAGCACTGTGTGAGCAAGAATGAATCTGCCCCAAGTTGTCTAACACCTTTAGTGGCTGATTGCTACGAATTGTTGTGTTAATCTCAGAATCAGAAGCAGAGTGTGAACCATGAGTTCCTGAAATAAATTCCTCTCCCAAAAACCTGAGTCTATCATAATCTAGAACTGACAGAGAACCCGCTTCCATCTGCCCTGAATTGTGCACAAGTTCCATCTCAGGAAGTAAACCAAGAGCTTCCCTAGCTGATTCTTGCACCTTTAACGATGAATGAGTTGATAGAGAGACGACTGCAACCTTCCTTTCTACTGAAGCATTTGCGGATTTTCCTGTTGCAGATTTATGTAATGAGCTCAGAGAAAAAGCTGAGGTAATGCTCACATCAACTCCTTTAACATTGCTGAATAAATCATCTCCCGCTTCTGATTTTAGAACCTGCTCAGAATCATCTCCAGTTCCGTCAAAAACCACCGGCATGTCTGACTCCAAAACCGACACAGAATGTTTCTCTCCTCTAAACATGACTTCAATCTCTTGATTAATAAATCTAGAAGTAGTAGAGATTAAAACCAAACCCAAATCAAAACGATCTTTCAAGTGCACCAAAGGATGAATCTTGATAGATTCACCTAATAAATTACCCACATCCATAAAGATTTCAGGTGCCCAAAGAGAAAGAGGCAGACCTGAAATTGATACCCACACCAATCTATAGAAAGGCTTTTGAAAATCTTTTGCCCAAGAGAACGTTTGAAAAAAATCCTTCAGGTGAATGGAAGATTCTAACAAGAAATACTCAGCCTCATCTCTTGTAACAAAAGTGAGCAAAATCAGATTAGCTCCCATTAAGGAAATCTTTGAATAATCTATTTTCTTCTCCTGCAAAAATATTTTAGCCTGTAGAACTGATTGAATATCATTCACCCTAACCAAAATAGATCTGTCTATCCACTCATCATTAGTCGACGCCACCGTTTCCTTCCAAACTGTTAATTTCAATGAATCAGTAACCTGCGAACGATCCTTCTGCACATCAACAGTTCTTAAACCAGCAGCAACATCATCACACAAAGCAGCTTTTCCCCTAACAGAATCAGTAATAGGACCTTCCTCAACGACATGGACATAGGAGCAATGGTCTCTAATAGATGGCTTAGTGATCATCTTCTTCAAAGGTTCCTTAACCTTATCAGATGTAGAAACTCCCTGCTGCAACACCCTTGTTTTATTTCGAAACCTAGAGATGAACGCACGAAGTTTGAACCGTCCGATAGAGATTAAATTCAATTGAGCTAGCATCCATGAAATCTCCTTGTCAATACTAGGTCTAAGGAAACCAAAACAACAGTTCCTTTTGGTAAGTTTCGAGGCTAACAAAACGTTCCCCACAACGCCATGACGTGCAAAAACCTTCTCCAAATCATGATATCTCCATGCTCTAGGGAAATTCTCAAAATAGATGACAAGTTTAGCGTCCAAACGATAGTTGCTGGTAGAGATTACCTTTCCGACGTCAGAATTATGTGTGGAGGAGGCCTGATTACCGTGAAGATTGGCTGAAAAAAACTAGGGTTTGGGTTTTGGAGGGGTTTAGGGTTGGGAGGGTTGAGAGCCATCGTGTTTTTTACGAACGAATAATTAAGAAATTGGATTAAAGTGCGAGATAGATTTAGGAGTTTAAATGGACTTTTTacaatgatatatatatatatatactagtttttcgccacgcgctacgcacgtgagcggtatttatatgacccgttaatatattaaatattaataaattacttaatgcaatgctttaatttttaattattataaaatgttttttatttaatttgaaattttagcaTGTGcatgatatttatattattcgctacatataaaataattattaaattattaaattatataaatataacccgttatatattaattttaagttaatacccttaatatattattttatttaaattaaattcctactaatttgatatttttagtaTGAGTTGGGAGTTAAACTTTTAATTActctattatatttttattcatgtttttttttatgaatataagcTTAATTAAGGGCCACAAGGAGTGGCAAAAAAACACAACTCAAAGAGAAAACATCCTAAAGCAAAAAAATGTTATCCGGATTTCTATACAAATCTGAACCCGAATAAACGAATGAAGGGTGTTTGCATTTATAGAAGAAAACTATGCTATGTAAACACCTAAAAATTACATTatcttatttaaattaaacttattttaaatCCAATACATAagtatttgaataaatttttgaaaaggtATTTTTGACATAATGACAAGACGtgtttttcaattatattttttttcttttttaataatatcattatctttttttaccgatttttttaatctttttaggcTATGGCCAACAAGAcgatatttttttctattttctaataatgtttattaaaattaaactttttttttattgaaattagaCTCTTGTTCAGTTTTTATTCTCTTGTGAAGTTCAAGATGAGTTGAAGTTCAAGATGAGTTGGACTTGCATCCTACTTTTGTTCCTGTTACCATATGACTTCGATTTAAACTAAATCCtatttaacaattaattatataaactattaaattagtttttattttgattcgTAGTTTACTATAATTAGACAATTAATATGACTTTCCTAATAGGATTGgacttctatttaattttatatttttttataatggaaattgattattataatacaaataaattaagttaCAGTCAACTCTAAatttcaatttgaataattttgaaactTAAACTAAATGGATGCTTTGCTTTATATTATCGTAAATTTGCCTAGTTATAGATTAACTATATGCTTTACTAAGTGGAATTAAAAGTTGATTCATTATATGGACAAGCTTTAGCTAACattttttactatattatttcTCTCGTCCATATTTTGCTAATCTAAGCAAATAGCCCCCATTTTTAAAGGATCAACGTATAAAAGA includes:
- the LOC126661788 gene encoding uncharacterized protein LOC126661788 → MSKPIIFVSWNCRGGLLNFRKQKFIKSLVSTNKLFFLGLAESKKEVVYDFLIRNLWPNLDFGYDWVPSIGASGGLILIWHAILLNSISISKGSRWRSMNFSFKNSSYRHILIYASNVATERSFFWQELQVLLTFPGITMISGDFNEIIRPEERLNCVNYSPSMEALNDFINSAEMQDIPLSGRQFAWHNSHSRSRIDRCLVSASASLCWPNLSLTALSQGQSDHVPICFRSANNFDWGPRPFRSVDACLTRRLRELRGRIKVWNADVFGDQNKIARELTGIILAKDIEAESRTLSEEELNEIAILKNNLWVAENRIESLWIQKSRVKWIFSGDRNSKFFHSIASNHHRNNLITSIQVGEEIYVEPADLRFQIRDYFCSLYKRRARVRYDLSLLEFKHISSEHVASLIRHFDEEEIYAAICSCRGRKAPGPDGFNFYFYYKAWPIMKREIVEMFWTFHRTGLLPKGINSSFMVLIPKVIGSFELKDYRPISLVNGIYKLLSKTLSICLAPILPVVVSNCQHAFLKGRSILECSMIANEILHMANRRKQKLLVLKIDFQKAFDSIDWNYLISLQRGVRQGDPISPYLLVLAVEGLECLLDKACQMGFTTGYSFTDRCDPLSLLQFVDDTLIFIPYDISKLKNLTRILRCFEVVSGLKINFHKSSIMGVNVNESELAIAANVVGGKVENLPIKYLGLPLLRRQLATGFWDHVVDRFKVKLALWKGSLLSPAGRMPCGVQSKLESYMKRFLWKGDVSSRALCKVSWDVICQNFENGGLVTGTLFGTLLFQTALFSRIGILFVWRFQKKSNIWKGIKKSCCNDKFIWNIFIDNVRYKVGDGHTISLWFDNWMGNRTAFERFSKLFNLSNQKNASIYHIWRDGWKWRRRLRGAESYLLVDLQNQFNGIARRDNNFDTISWNSASGTFTTASFCKLLAAAKLFSQVNVSAATELPRADLLHVNVTATVHSVNESHLLQRQRRTVSAQWDDHYVGEVNNGLAANIDTPNFGMSRVMDIVDVLNNMQREDQSSLHGNFNTATGPFSLLDEVGNQFLHGAAANGRHFGAVHSRSEFFNRVTQRSLTPFKCVWTSFAPPRVKFFILLALHSRIPSLQFLTIRSIISTDNSLCSLCGVVESQDHIFIHYSFARGIWCGILQKLDVVWVFPFSFFDFMTQWQTVFREVVIGNYGRNGRIFNNKESDKNAVIFSCFTKAA